One Stegostoma tigrinum isolate sSteTig4 unplaced genomic scaffold, sSteTig4.hap1 scaffold_63, whole genome shotgun sequence DNA window includes the following coding sequences:
- the LOC132209043 gene encoding utrophin-like isoform X2 produces the protein MGNMLANGTSQLRYLVGLKESTPEERAQRIAKAVCKQSIDVKENWEQLKTHASNWQNKVEKALEKLQELQKALDDLESHVITAEGVHIDWQPVNDLFIDALQDHMDKTTQNW, from the exons atgggcaacatgctggcaaatggaactagtcagttacgatatctggtcggcctgaagg aatctaccccggaagagagagcccagagaattgccaaagctgtctgcAAGCAGTCAATTGacgtgaaggaaaattgggagcaattgaaaacccatgcgagcaactggcagaacaaggtggaaaaggcgttagagaaacttcaagaactgcagaaagctctggatgatcttgagtctcatgtgataacagctgagggggtccacattgattggcaacctgtgaatgacctgtttattgacgcattgcaggatcacatggataaaaccaca caaaattggtaa
- the LOC132209043 gene encoding utrophin-like isoform X1, whose amino-acid sequence MGNMLANGTSQLRYLVGLKESTPEERAQRIAKAVCKQSIDVKENWEQLKTHASNWQNKVEKALEKLQELQKALDDLESHVITAEGVHIDWQPVNDLFIDALQDHMDKTTVKDCLQNLRLGFETHQPLLARDNGNCRC is encoded by the exons atgggcaacatgctggcaaatggaactagtcagttacgatatctggtcggcctgaagg aatctaccccggaagagagagcccagagaattgccaaagctgtctgcAAGCAGTCAATTGacgtgaaggaaaattgggagcaattgaaaacccatgcgagcaactggcagaacaaggtggaaaaggcgttagagaaacttcaagaactgcagaaagctctggatgatcttgagtctcatgtgataacagctgagggggtccacattgattggcaacctgtgaatgacctgtttattgacgcattgcaggatcacatggataaaaccaca gttaaggactgcctgcaaaatctgagattgggttttgaaacacatcaacctttgcttgcgagagataatggtaactgcagatgctag